AAAGAATATATAATTGATAATCTACTGTAGCATTAAATGATACCATTGTCAATATTAAACTTTGATGGTATTCTATAGCAACTATGCCTAAAAAAAATAAATCCATCAAATATTATTTAATGGTACTTGGTTGCCAGATGAATGAAGCAGATGCTCAAAGAGTCAGTACGGTGCTAGAAAAAAACAACTGTATCTTAACCATGAACGAGCCAGATGCTGATTTGATAGCAGTTGTTGCTTGCAGTGTTCGTCAATCAGCCATTGATCGCGTTTATGGCAAAATACGTATTTGGCAAAAAATAAAAAAGAAAAAAGAACTAATTACTGTATTGACTGGTTGTGTTTTGCCAAGCGATCGGAAAAAACTGTCTCCTTTTTTTGATTATGTTCTTGATATTACCGCTATCAGCCAATTACCCCAGCTGTTATGGCAAAAACCTATTGACCGTCAAGGTGCCAACGAGTATCTGGAGATTGAACCATTACTATCCTCTGATTTTCAAGTATATATACCAATTATGACCGGCTGTAATAATTTCTGTACCTACTGTGCTGTACCGCATACTCGTGGTCGAGAAAAATCCCGAGCCAGTAAACAAATTATTCAAGAAATAAAAAAATATATTCAACAAGGATATAAAGAAATAACACTACTTGGTCAGAATGTTAATAGTTATGGCTTAGACCAAAAGAAGGAATTAAATTTTGTTCAACTGCTCAAAAAAATTGATTTAATTACCGGTGATTTTTGGCTCCGATTCATGACTTCCCATCCTAAGGATTTATCACCAGAATTAATTCATTTTATCGGTCACAGCAAACATCTTTGTCCTAATTTGCATTTACCAATCCAATCCGGTGATGACCAGGTGCTAAAAAAAATGAATCGCCAATATACCGTTAAAAAATACTTAAGTTTAATTAAGAAAGTACGTCAAAGTAATCCGAATCTTAGTGTTTCCACTGATACAATTGTCGGCTTTCCGGGGGAAACAAAAAAACAGTTTCAAAACACTGTTAAAACCTATCGCCAAGCAAAATTTGATATGGCCTATATTGCTCGTTATTCTCCTCGCCCGGGTACTGTTGCTGCTCTGTGGGCAGATGATGTGACTAAACAGGAAAAGCGCTCACGGGAATTGCGACTCAGTAATGTTGTTGAAAAGGCGGGTTTAAAATTCAATCAAAGATTTATTGGTCAACAGGTAAAAACTCTAATCAAAAATTGTAAAAAAATTGACTCCCATCAATATAAATTAATTGGTAAATCAGCTCATGACAAAACGGTAAAAACCATCGGTCCGAAAAAACTAGTCGGTCAATTTGTTGATATTCAAATTGTAGAAGCAACACCTTTTGGTCTAAGTGGAAAACTAAAAGCTGTCTAATTATCAGACAGCTTTAATGTTAAATTTGGCGCAAGGCCCAATACTCCAAGATTACTCTGATCAAACATCCTGCGTAAAGCCACAAGCGACCAAAACGCAATTTAGCTCGAGAGTTTACATAAGCTAAAGTACCGATCTTACCCAAATTAATAATGGTGGTTGAGAGCATTAAACCCAAATACTCTAAATCAATAATGAGTTTAGACCAACGACTTGGTGTATTGCGTGAATCGCGATCATCTGATTTAAAAAATATTTCTAACTTAGGCAATATTCTCTGTTGCCACCAGTGAGTATAGCGAATATTTTCAAAAAAGTAGATCTCACCCTCAATCACCAACCACAGATACGAGATAGCCGCAATATTCCAATAAGATATAATACTGCCCTGCCGTACGGCCATTAGAATCAATCCTTCAAATAAAGGCATGATAATGCTGGAAGTAATAACTAACAGCCACCAAATTGTACTTACTTTATTACGAAAAACATTCACTTTAATTCTCCTTGATAATGTACGTTTGCGTTTATCTGCATTTTACTATAGAACTAAGATATGTCAACAAAACCTAAAATTATCGTCATCGTCGGCCCAACGGCTAGTGGTAAAACATCACTGGCTATTGGCACTGCCCGGCGCTATCATGGTCAGATTATCAGTGCCGATTCCAGGCAAATCTATCGTGGTATGACCATTGGTACTGCTCAACCAACTAAAGAACAACGACAACAAGTTAAGCATCATCTAATTGGCTGTATCAATCCAAATCAACCTTTTAGCTTGGCTAATTTTATCCAACTGACCAATAAGAAAATTACCTACTTATTTCATAAAAATATTACGCCAATTATTGTTGGCGGTACTGGTTTATATGTTTCAGCGCTTATTGATAATTACCAATTACCCAAAGGAGAAATTGATTTAGCATTAAGAAAAAAGCTAGAACAAAAAACTCCGCAACAATTAATAGCTTTATTAAGAAAAAAAGACCCACAGACTGCACAAATAATTGATCAAAATAATAAACGTCGACTAGTGCGAGCGCTGGAATATGTTTTGACTAACAAAAAATCATTTACCGCTAACCAACAAAAAAATACCAGTAATTATCAATACCAAATTATTGGTCTTAATCCCGGTAAAGAAAAGCTGGAACAAAATATTCGTCAGAGAACCAAAGAAATGATTAAACAAGGTTTAGTGGCTGAAACCAGAGAACTGTTAAAAAAATATAGCTCATCTTTGCCGGCCTTACAAACTATTGGTTATCAGGAAATCATTCAATACCTCGATGGCAAAATATCCTTAACTCAAGCTGAGGAGCTAATCAACATCCATACTCGTCAATATGCCAAACGGCAAATGACTTGGTTTAAGAGAGACCAAAGAATTAAATGGCAGTAAAAAAATAGCTCAGTTTTAATTGTACTGAGCTAAATTAATTTATACTATTTTTTTACTGGCGATCTCCCAAATGTCGCTCCAGACCTTTTCTCTGCTTTGCTCACCATTAATAACCACAATATTGGGCCAATCAAATAAAATCTGATCATAAGCTGCAGCAATCTTGCTTAGTTTCTCCTCTTTCTCAAAATAATGGGCTTCTCCGCTTTCTAGAGTTAATCGACGAATAGCTTCGCTAGCCGATATTTTGATAAAAAAAGTAATATCGGGAATAGGAAAATTGATTTGCAGTTGTTTTAAAAGTTGATAATCAACGCCAAAGGCCACGCCATACGCTAAGGTAGAAAAAAGATAGCGAACTTCAATTAATGATTTGCCACTACTTAATGTTGGTGCGATCAAATTACTGACATGCTCAGCACGATCTGTAATATATAAAAACTGCATTTCCTGTGGTACTGGTGCTGCTTCTTGATGCTGTAAGATACGCCAGATGCGCTGACCAGCCTCGCTGTCCTTAGTTGGTTCACTACTAAATTCAACTGAGCGACCCAACTCAATCATTTTTTCATATAACAAATCAGCTTGCGTGTCTTTACCGCACTTATCAATACCCTCAAAATTTATGAAATGTGGTTGATGCATAATTACTCCTATTTTTTAATGATCTATTATTCGATGTTTAATTTAGCTTTAAATAATCTGGCTAGTATCTGGGGATCAGCACGGCCCTTCGTTTCCTTCATGGCTAAACCAATAAAATATTGTAATAACGAGGACTTTCCAGTACGATAATCATTAGCTTGTTCCGGATTATTAATAATAATTTGATTGATTATAGTACTCAGCTCATCATTACCAGAAATCATGCTTAAATTCTTTTCCTCCAAGACGTGCTCGGGATCGGCTCCGGAAAAATACATTTCCTGCAAAATTATCTGGGCCGCACTGCTATTTATTTTATTTAGATAAACCAAAGTAATAAACTCCGCCATATTTTCCGGTGTAATTTTAATTTGTCCAATCTCTTCCTTGGCTTCCTTCATTAACTTGAATAACTCCGTAGTAATCCAGCCAAAAGCCGTACGGGCCAATTTTAATTTATTTTTTGCCAATTTTGCGGCACCATCCTCGTCATCAATCATCTCGGTATTTAACCAGTCTTGTAATTCACTCATTACTTTCTCAAAATAATCAGCAACTAAATAATCTTCGACCAATACTTCAACATCAGCACCAACTAATTCAAATTCTTTTTTGAACCTTGCTCTTTTCTCGGCTGGTAACTCTACTAGTTGGTGACGTATTTGTTCCAAATAACCCGAAGAAATATGTAATGGTGGTAAATCTGGTTCGGGAAAAAAACGGTAATCATTGGACTCTTCTTTCAGACGTTGCTCGTAGGTTGTTCCCGTTTGCGCATCCCAACCGCGAGTGGACTGTTGACTTGGTGGTTCATCGGAAAGCCATAACTGTTTTTGTCTTGCCACTTCAAAAATCAAAGCTTTTTCTACAAAACGAAAACTATTAATATTCTTTATTTCTGTTTTCGGCCAATATTTCTGTTCACCGATGGGACGTAAAGAAATATTAGCATCACAGCGTAAATGACCTTTTTCCATATCAGCATCAGAGACACCTAAATAACGAGCCAGCAAACGCAACTCTTGCATATAAGCTTTCGCTTCTTGAGGTGAGGTTAAGTCGGGACAACTAACAATCTCGATTAATGGTGTACCACCGCGATTATAGTCCACCAATGTTTTATCTGTGGAGTGAATATTCTTCGCTGCATCCTCTTCTAAATGCAATCTCTCAATTTGAATTTTCTTTTGAAAATTACTACCGAAAATACTAAGAAAACCATTTTTACCTACTGGTTGGTCGAATTGGGAAATTTGATAACCTTTGGGCAGATCCGGATAAAAATAATTTTTACGATCAAATTTTAAATCAGCACCAATTTCCATATGCAAAGCCAAAGCCATCAAAATGGCATAATCCAAAGCTTGTTTATTCAAAACTGGCAGTGTACCGGGATGACCCAAACAAATTGGACAAATCGTTGTATTGGGTAGCTGATTTTCACCATCATTAGAACAGCTGCAAAATAGCTTGGATTTGGTCCGAAGTTGGATATGTGTTTCTAAACCGATAATTGTCTCTAATTCCATATAGATGGTATTTAATAGAGATATTTTAACACGGTTACTGATTAAAAAAAAGAGCGCTAATTTAGCGCTCTAAACTTAATAATATTTACCAGCTTTCAGCCGAACTTCACCATTATTCCACACTGCTTTATGCGGTTTTTTGTTAATAACCACCACCCGCACTTCTGTTAAAAATGATTTGAAATCATTTTCCGTAATCGGCACAGAGTGACCGCCGTTAAAATGATTTTTAACCATCTGCCGCAATAAACTCTTGCTAAAACCACTGATACTGCTTTCCTTAATCTGCGTAGAATAATGATCGGCGCAGATAATAATATCAGAAATACCATTGATACACGTTTCCATAATAACTCTCCTCTTGGTGTTGATAAATATATTTATTATTTTTGAAAGAACTTTGGTTAAAAAAACCGTCTAACTGAGAGACGGGTTGAGAGCGCTGAATGAACTATCAAAAACCCGTCAATCTCTTGACTTGTTAATAGTGACAATCAAATTAAACTTCCTGACACTCTTCATGATAATAGCATACCAATTGATAAAAATCGTGTCAAATTATTTTACTTTTCCAAAATTAAATAATTTAAGTGATACTGCCCATCAATGGCCTTTTCACTGCTTATAACTTTAGTAAATTGAGAATACTCAGGAAAATAAGTATCCGCCTCATAAGATCCATCCACTACCGTCAAATACAACCGATCAGCCAGATCAATTGTTTGCTGATAAACTGATCCGCCACCGATAATAAAGATCTCCTCACCTTCAACGCTCCTAGCATACTCAATGGCATTAGCTAGTGAATTAACAACTTTAACGCCTACTGGTTGAAAAGTAGGATCCAAAGATAAAACAATATTCTGACGATTTGGTAATGGCCGACCAATGGATTCAAAAGTTTTCTGACCCATAACAACAGCGTGACCAGCGGTAATTCTTTTAAAATGAGCCAAATCAACTGGCAAGTGCCAGAGTAGCCTATTGTCTTTACCAATAGCTCTGTCGGGCGCTATAGCGCAAATTATACTAATTCTTGGTTTATTCATATTAAACGGCAATTGGTGCTTTGATCGGTGGATAAGGATCGTAATTCTCCAAAGTAAAATCACTATACTGAAAAGAAAAAATATCCTTTACTACGGGATTTATTTTCATCGTGGGCAGTGGTCGCGGTTCTCTGGTTAATTGCTCCCGCACCTGATTCAAATGATTACGATAAATATGCACATCGCCAAAGGTATGAATAAATTCTCCTGCTTGCAAACCAGTAACTTGCGCCATCATCATCGTAAAAAGCGCATAAGAAGCAATATTGAATGGTACGCCGAGAAATACATCAGCGCTTCGCTGATATAATTGGCAAGATAATTTACCATTAATTACCATAAACTGAAACAAGGTGTGACAGGGCGGTGGAGCGTGATGATGATTACGAATTAAATACAAAATCTCACCAATATTCCAGCCATTAATAATCATCCGACGCGATGTGGGATCGGTTTTGATTAAATCAACTAACTCCTGCACTTGATCAATCTGTCCACCATTCTTGGTTTCCCAAGCTCGCCATTGCTTGCCATAAATAGGACCCAAATCGCCATACTCCTTAGCAAAGTCATTATCTATTTTTATTTGACTGATAAACTCTTCTAATTTTTCTTTCCAAACTTCACTATAACGAGGATATTTCTCTACCAGTTTATTTTTTTCTAAATAAATCTGATAAGACCATTCATTCCAAATTTTTACATCATTTTGCACTAAGTACTGAATATTGGTATCACCACGCAAAAACCACAAGAGTTCATAGATGATGGCTTTTAAATAGACTTTTTTTGTAGTCAGTAACGGAAAACCCTGATTTAAATCCACTCGCATTTGATAACCAAAAACGCTTCTCGTGCCAACTCCCGTACGATCATCTTTGTCGGTTCCTTGATCTAAAATAGTTTGTAACAAATCCAAATATTGCCGCATAAATATATAATTAATTATTTACCAGTATGACCATGACGGCCTTCGCCGCGCACTGATTCACTCAGCTCCGCTACTTCTTCTATTTCCGCAGTAGCGACGGGTTGAATCAATAGTTGCGCTATTTTATCGCCAGCTTTAAAACAATAAGGTTCTTTACTTAAGTTAAGCAAACAAATAATATATTCACCACGATAAGTATGCTCAAAAACACCGCCTAGTACTTTTAAACCAAATTTCTGTGACAAGCCGCTCTTATCCCAAACCAAAGAGCAATAACCCTCTGGATACTCTAGGGCAATGCCCGTATGAAAAGAATATCTTTCACCGGGGTTAATAGTAGCGTCTTCACAACTAAACAAGTCTAATCCGGCATCACCGGGTAAAGCATAACGCGGGATAATGGCTTCGGGCTTTAATTTTTTAATCTTGATTAATATCATTTATTTTTTGATAGATTACTGCTAACTGTTGATTTAACTCCGCCACTGTACCCTCGTTAATAATGGTAAAATCGGCCATGGCAATCGGACCGCCCTTTTCAATATTTTCAATCTCAGCAAAATCACGAGCTTGTGCTTGTTCTACCGTCGCCGAACGATAGATTAAATTAGGATCGTTTTGATAACGTTCAGCGCGATGAGCTAAACGCGCATATCTAGTTTGTGGCGCGGCATAAACCGCCACTACCAAAAACTGCTCTCCGTATTTCTCTCGTAAATATTTATACTCGGACCAACTATAAAGTCCGTCACCAATAACACTGCCACTCTTTAATAATTCATCAAATTTTAGACTATTTAAAATCGCATACGCAGCCGGACCGTGCTGACGACGATTCTCTTCGCGTATTGGTCGTTCATTCTCTTCTGTTGGTTCGAGCTTTCTTCTTTTGACTTCATCTAATGTAATCTGACCAAAACGTAAATATTGATAGTTTCTTTTTTTAAAAAAATCAGTAATCTCTGTTTTGCCCGATCCGGTCATACCAACAACGCACACTAATTTATTCATATTGTTGCACTTCATCAATTAAAACATCCAATTGAACGCCTGCTTCTTTTAACATCTGACGCGTATATTCGCCAGTTTGATATCGTCGCTGACAAACAACGCGGACAATGCCTGCGGCGATCAACATTCTAGCGCAAACCGGACAAGGCTCAAATTTAACATAGGCCGTAGCACCCTCAATCGCGAGTCCTAAACGTGCTGCTTGGACAATAGCGTTTTGTTCAGCGTGAATAGTGCGCACGCAATGATCGTGAAGTTCACCGTCATAATCCATTTCCGAAGTTGCTTTAATCATTAAATGGCCAACTTCATCACAATCCGAAAACTTGGGTGGGGCGCCGACATAACCAGTGGTCAAGATATGATTATTTTTAACAATTACACAACCAGCCCGACCGCGATTACAAGTCCCGCGTAAACCTACGACTTCCATAATTTTGATAAAATATTCATCCCAGCCAGGACGCTGATATTTTTCGCCTTGATCCATATAATAAAAAATTAAGTCTAAAACTCAAAAACAACTTAATATAAGTTTAGCTTAGAAAGCTGTGACTTGGCAACCCCAACTAAGATGAATCAAAAAAAGCACCCCATAAATGAGGTGCTTTGGTAACTAGAATAAGTAAATTTAAAAGGCCAGGGCAATGCTTGGTCCCATCGTGGAGGTTACATAGGCAGATTTAATAAAAGTGCCCTTCACGCCATCGGGCTTCATTTTTTTCACTTCATCAATAAAGGTTTTAACATTTTCTTCCAACTTTTCATCAGCAAAAGATAATTTACCAACACCACAGTGCAGACCACCACCGGCATCATTCTTAAAACTCACCAAACCTGTATTTAAATCAGTAACCACTCGTCTAATATCAGTGGTGATAGTACCGGACTTAGGATTCGGCATTAAGCCCTTTTGACCCAAAGTTTTAGCAATCACTGCCATCTTCGGCATCATGTCGGGCGTTGCTACTGCTACTTCAAAATCGATCTTACCACCTTTCTTGATCTGCTCAATTAATTCTTCACCACCGACTAAATAAGCTCCTGCTTCTTTAGCATCTTTAACCTTATCGGGACCAACAAAAGCAGCGACTTTTCTAGTTTTGCCAGTGCCATTGGGTAATTTAAGAGAACCGCGTACCTGCTGATCTGATTTTTTTACATCAATATTCAAATTGATGTGCAATTCCATAGAAGCGTCAAATTTCAACTGACCAGTTTCCTTCACTAATTTAACAGCTTCGGCGATGGAATATTTCTTAGTACTATCAATTTTACTGATAGCATTTTTAATTCTTTTTGAACTCATAAAAAATATCTTTCTGGTGGTAATAACCCACAACGTCCAACGGACTCCGTGGTCCCACTTCGTATTAATTAATCTATTAAACTTCTTTTTCTTCTTTTTCCTTACGATCTTTCTTGATCAAAGACCAATGGTACAAATAAAGCGGTAAGCCAATCAAGATCATAGAAATAGCGCTCGACGCCTGACTTTCTCGGCGTTGTCGCACATAATCAATCTTGGCCCGACCCTTTTCCGATGTCAACCAATTATTATAATCCTGCAACCAACTATCAATACTCTTAATCTGATCTGTGGTTAATTCACATTTATCGCCCTGCTTCTTTAAATCGGTAACTTGTGTTTTCGCTACATCATAACTATAAATAGGTGGTTGTACCGAGTAAGACATCTCATTGCTATCCGCGTTACGGAAAATATAAATCTTTAATCCTAAATCAATAAGTTGGCCGAGGCCAATAACCAAAACGGCTAAGCCTACCAAACTAAAAAGGTAAAGATAGATAGTACGAATTATTCCGTGTTTTTGCATATTTTTTTATTTAATTTTCAATTACAATACCCATTTGCTTAGCCGTACCTTCGATAATACGCATGGCGCCCTCAATATTTTTAGCATTAAGATCCACCATTTTGGTTTCGGCAATTTGTTTGATCTGTGCTCTAGTAACCTTGCCCACTTTTTCTTGAGCTGGTTTACCACTGCCCTTAGCAATTTTAGCAGCTTTCTTCAAAAGCTCGGCGGCTGGGGATGTTTTTAATTTAAAAATAAAAGAACGATCAGTATACACGGTAATCTCTACCGGAATAATGTCGCCCATCTTATCTTTAGTCGCTTCGTTGAACCGCGTACAAAAATCCTGAATAGCGACACCCTGCTGACCCAATGCTGGTCCGACTGGTGGTGCGGGGTTTGCCTTACCGCCAGGAATCTGTAACTTTAATATTGTTTTAATTTCCTTAGCCATATATTTAAGAATAATTGATAATTAATTTTTTTACTGGCTGATCAATGACGATCAGAGAAGCGATCCAGTATTTTATGTTAAATTTTTTTAACTTGTAAAAAATCTAATTCCACCGGCGTTTCCCGACCAAACATG
This portion of the Candidatus Komeilibacteria bacterium CG_4_10_14_0_2_um_filter_37_10 genome encodes:
- the miaB gene encoding tRNA (N6-isopentenyl adenosine(37)-C2)-methylthiotransferase MiaB produces the protein MPKKNKSIKYYLMVLGCQMNEADAQRVSTVLEKNNCILTMNEPDADLIAVVACSVRQSAIDRVYGKIRIWQKIKKKKELITVLTGCVLPSDRKKLSPFFDYVLDITAISQLPQLLWQKPIDRQGANEYLEIEPLLSSDFQVYIPIMTGCNNFCTYCAVPHTRGREKSRASKQIIQEIKKYIQQGYKEITLLGQNVNSYGLDQKKELNFVQLLKKIDLITGDFWLRFMTSHPKDLSPELIHFIGHSKHLCPNLHLPIQSGDDQVLKKMNRQYTVKKYLSLIKKVRQSNPNLSVSTDTIVGFPGETKKQFQNTVKTYRQAKFDMAYIARYSPRPGTVAALWADDVTKQEKRSRELRLSNVVEKAGLKFNQRFIGQQVKTLIKNCKKIDSHQYKLIGKSAHDKTVKTIGPKKLVGQFVDIQIVEATPFGLSGKLKAV
- a CDS encoding tRNA (adenosine(37)-N6)-dimethylallyltransferase MiaA encodes the protein MSTKPKIIVIVGPTASGKTSLAIGTARRYHGQIISADSRQIYRGMTIGTAQPTKEQRQQVKHHLIGCINPNQPFSLANFIQLTNKKITYLFHKNITPIIVGGTGLYVSALIDNYQLPKGEIDLALRKKLEQKTPQQLIALLRKKDPQTAQIIDQNNKRRLVRALEYVLTNKKSFTANQQKNTSNYQYQIIGLNPGKEKLEQNIRQRTKEMIKQGLVAETRELLKKYSSSLPALQTIGYQEIIQYLDGKISLTQAEELINIHTRQYAKRQMTWFKRDQRIKWQ
- the tmk gene encoding dTMP kinase, with product MHQPHFINFEGIDKCGKDTQADLLYEKMIELGRSVEFSSEPTKDSEAGQRIWRILQHQEAAPVPQEMQFLYITDRAEHVSNLIAPTLSSGKSLIEVRYLFSTLAYGVAFGVDYQLLKQLQINFPIPDITFFIKISASEAIRRLTLESGEAHYFEKEEKLSKIAAAYDQILFDWPNIVVINGEQSREKVWSDIWEIASKKIV
- a CDS encoding Asp-tRNA(Asn)/Glu-tRNA(Gln) amidotransferase subunit GatB, giving the protein MELETIIGLETHIQLRTKSKLFCSCSNDGENQLPNTTICPICLGHPGTLPVLNKQALDYAILMALALHMEIGADLKFDRKNYFYPDLPKGYQISQFDQPVGKNGFLSIFGSNFQKKIQIERLHLEEDAAKNIHSTDKTLVDYNRGGTPLIEIVSCPDLTSPQEAKAYMQELRLLARYLGVSDADMEKGHLRCDANISLRPIGEQKYWPKTEIKNINSFRFVEKALIFEVARQKQLWLSDEPPSQQSTRGWDAQTGTTYEQRLKEESNDYRFFPEPDLPPLHISSGYLEQIRHQLVELPAEKRARFKKEFELVGADVEVLVEDYLVADYFEKVMSELQDWLNTEMIDDEDGAAKLAKNKLKLARTAFGWITTELFKLMKEAKEEIGQIKITPENMAEFITLVYLNKINSSAAQIILQEMYFSGADPEHVLEEKNLSMISGNDELSTIINQIIINNPEQANDYRTGKSSLLQYFIGLAMKETKGRADPQILARLFKAKLNIE
- a CDS encoding diacylglycerol kinase — protein: MNKPRISIICAIAPDRAIGKDNRLLWHLPVDLAHFKRITAGHAVVMGQKTFESIGRPLPNRQNIVLSLDPTFQPVGVKVVNSLANAIEYARSVEGEEIFIIGGGSVYQQTIDLADRLYLTVVDGSYEADTYFPEYSQFTKVISSEKAIDGQYHLNYLILEK
- the thyA gene encoding thymidylate synthase codes for the protein MRQYLDLLQTILDQGTDKDDRTGVGTRSVFGYQMRVDLNQGFPLLTTKKVYLKAIIYELLWFLRGDTNIQYLVQNDVKIWNEWSYQIYLEKNKLVEKYPRYSEVWKEKLEEFISQIKIDNDFAKEYGDLGPIYGKQWRAWETKNGGQIDQVQELVDLIKTDPTSRRMIINGWNIGEILYLIRNHHHAPPPCHTLFQFMVINGKLSCQLYQRSADVFLGVPFNIASYALFTMMMAQVTGLQAGEFIHTFGDVHIYRNHLNQVREQLTREPRPLPTMKINPVVKDIFSFQYSDFTLENYDPYPPIKAPIAV
- a CDS encoding dUTP diphosphatase; this translates as MILIKIKKLKPEAIIPRYALPGDAGLDLFSCEDATINPGERYSFHTGIALEYPEGYCSLVWDKSGLSQKFGLKVLGGVFEHTYRGEYIICLLNLSKEPYCFKAGDKIAQLLIQPVATAEIEEVAELSESVRGEGRHGHTGK
- a CDS encoding dephospho-CoA kinase, coding for MKCNNMNKLVCVVGMTGSGKTEITDFFKKRNYQYLRFGQITLDEVKRRKLEPTEENERPIREENRRQHGPAAYAILNSLKFDELLKSGSVIGDGLYSWSEYKYLREKYGEQFLVVAVYAAPQTRYARLAHRAERYQNDPNLIYRSATVEQAQARDFAEIENIEKGGPIAMADFTIINEGTVAELNQQLAVIYQKINDINQD
- a CDS encoding cell division protein DedD, whose amino-acid sequence is MDQGEKYQRPGWDEYFIKIMEVVGLRGTCNRGRAGCVIVKNNHILTTGYVGAPPKFSDCDEVGHLMIKATSEMDYDGELHDHCVRTIHAEQNAIVQAARLGLAIEGATAYVKFEPCPVCARMLIAAGIVRVVCQRRYQTGEYTRQMLKEAGVQLDVLIDEVQQYE
- the rplA gene encoding 50S ribosomal protein L1, whose amino-acid sequence is MSSKRIKNAISKIDSTKKYSIAEAVKLVKETGQLKFDASMELHINLNIDVKKSDQQVRGSLKLPNGTGKTRKVAAFVGPDKVKDAKEAGAYLVGGEELIEQIKKGGKIDFEVAVATPDMMPKMAVIAKTLGQKGLMPNPKSGTITTDIRRVVTDLNTGLVSFKNDAGGGLHCGVGKLSFADEKLEENVKTFIDEVKKMKPDGVKGTFIKSAYVTSTMGPSIALAF
- the rplK gene encoding 50S ribosomal protein L11; translation: MAKEIKTILKLQIPGGKANPAPPVGPALGQQGVAIQDFCTRFNEATKDKMGDIIPVEITVYTDRSFIFKLKTSPAAELLKKAAKIAKGSGKPAQEKVGKVTRAQIKQIAETKMVDLNAKNIEGAMRIIEGTAKQMGIVIEN